In one window of Pieris brassicae chromosome 10, ilPieBrab1.1, whole genome shotgun sequence DNA:
- the LOC123715089 gene encoding monocarboxylate transporter 10-like, with translation MPPKPILIKNEPRKSMLFTPSRIVSRPDNLEGGEETEIAAQISVPEEGGWGWVVVAASFSIIFILDGVAFTFGSILNDMSSDLNISVSTLPLVNSIAVAIYFMMGPLASAFINRFGFRACAMSGSIISSFSLLTSYFSTNFTSLCVFYGFFAGFGYCLINMSASLVVGFYFEKLRSIALAISTTGSSLGVMVLSSANAHLSKLAGWRATTLFHSGLFGLIFFLGMAFQPLLSLTVVTTSEDPTRTVTYLPNLSAAALKSTVSRTKTEGIMPTTTERLFGAASNSNFPTAAAVVDDTVSTPASQAGPSTATVSKITLTANAPQGGISPRQLKQVQSIMSKTSVQDKAKKAIEVTVNVEPPKKTSFWGRLFRWEEHVPQSRPMYRDDVFYDGKLQKLPAYQKSMVDTTDKTGLEYQLAVSRAATAVDLRERRGVFTTAARRVLATMMDPKLLRKTSFWCLCTAGFLIYVGFLVPYVFIQTRNEDAGIHPKHCTLFVSVMGLSNAFGRLIIGTLALRIEPVYLFVTSMIIAGTSTICSTFSYDLYYQYSYCVLYGFFISCMASLRSLIIVSLYGLDNLTNATGILLLFQGLGSFFSAPVAGFIKDLFGFSVAFYEAGCFIALGGLILLPIKKLSVREIQNETNDSQRQGTKSVK, from the coding sequence atgcCGCCAAAACCAATACTTATAAAGAATGAACCTAGAAAGAGCATGCTTTTTACACCAAGCAGAATAGTAAGTCGACCTGACAACTTAGAAGGAGGAGAAGAAACTGAAATAGCCGCTCAAATATCAGTACCAGAGGAAGGAGGATGGGGTTGGGTAGTTGTAGCTGCatctttttcaataatttttatcttagATGGCGTTGCTTTTACTTTTGGCAGTATACTAAACGACATGTCttctgatttaaatatatcagtGTCTACTTTACCCTTGGTAAATTCTATTGCTGTCGCAATTTATTTCATGATGGGACCTTTAGCTTCTGCCTTCATAAACCGTTTTGGATTTAGGGCATGTGCTATGTCTGGATCAATAATTAGTTCATTCTCATTGCTAACATCCTATTTCTCTACAAATTTTACATCACTGTGTGTTTTCTACGGATTTTTTGCCGGTTTCGGATATTGTCTTATCAATATGTCTGCTAGTCTTGTAGttggattttatttcgaaAAGTTAAGGTCAATTGCTTTAGCAATATCTACAACTGGTTCAAGTTTGGGTGTCATGGTATTGTCATCAGCAAACGCTCATTTATCCAAACTAGCAGGGTGGCGAGCAACAACTTTGTTTCATTCTGGTCTTTTtggcttaattttttttcttggtATGGCATTTCAACCTTTGTTATCTTTGACGGTTGTTACAACTAGTGAAGATCCTACTCGTACTGTAACCTATTTACCAAATTTATCTGCTGCAGCGTTAAAGAGCACTGTATCACGCACTAAGACAGAAGGTATCATGCCTACCACAACGGAACGCTTGTTTGGTGCAGCATCCAATTCTAATTTTCCTACTGCTGCAGCAGTGGTTGATGATACAGTTTCGACACCAGCTTCGCAAGCAGGACCATCCACTGCAACTGTATCTAAGATAACTTTAACTGCAAACGCACCTCAAGGGGGCATAAGCCCACGACAGTTAAAGCAAGTACAATCAATTATGTCGAAAACAAGCGTTCAGGACAAAGCTAAAAAAGCAATAGAGGTTACTGTAAATGTTGAGCCACCAAAAAAGACAAGTTTCTGGGGAAGATTATTTCGCTGGGAAGAGCACGTTCCTCAGTCTAGACCCATGTATCGTGATGATGTATTTTACGATGGGAAATTGCAGAAACTACCCGCTTATCAGAAAAGTATGGTCGATACTACTGACAAAACTGGTCTTGAGTATCAATTAGCAGTGTCAAGGGCTGCCACTGCTGTCGATTTAAGGGAGCGTAGAGGAGTATTTACCACGGCCGCAAGAAGAGTGTTAGCAACTATGATGGATCCCAAATTATTGCGGAAGACTTCATTTTGGTGTCTTTGTACGGCTGGCTTTTTAATATACGTAGGATTTCTCGTTccatatgtttttattcaaaccAGAAATGAGGATGCAGGAATACATCCAAAACATTGTACTCTATTTGTCAGTGTCATGGGGTTATCTAATGCTTTCGGAAGACTCATAATAGGGACACTTGCTCTAAGGATAGAGcctgtatatttatttgtaacatcAATGATAATAGCAGGAACTAGTACAATATGCTCTACATTCTCATAcgatttatattatcaatattcaTACTGTGTTTTATACGGGTTTTTTATATCTTGCATGGCATCACTAAGAAGTCTCATAATAGTTTCTCTATACGGGTTggataatttaacaaatgctACCGGTATTTTGTTACTATTTCAGGGTCTAGGTAGTTTTTTTAGTGCGCCTGTAGCGGGTTtcataaaagatttatttggATTTTCAGTTGCATTTTATGAAGCAGGGTGTTTTATTGCACTTGGAGGTTTAATTTTACTTCCTATTAAAAAGTTGTCAGTTAGAGAAATtcaaaatgaaacaaatgatTCCCAAAGACAGGGGACAAAGTCAGTTAAGTAG
- the LOC123715001 gene encoding DNA replication factor Cdt1 has protein sequence MSQTTLTKFYNTRKRPAADEIVSSKNKVPHIDRKLEISKTAKRVIPRGNCEAIKAIVKTVTVADTSSQLSNTPQDNGIEASINKVGEKEGNSTVFSKKNNCANAARNNASKADLVTSARKELSLGDIRKKLASSSRLAELKSSADRITKGIQELKDKTVKKNLKEFSSIDVALPQSPSKRNQIQKDFLSPKKDDANISTERPLMSPRKVFVSPVKSPTKVPAYLRHASLLSSSSGPLPLPHHYRFLAEHFRGMETVVALLYNRNETITFAKLKPSIQEMLKRTFSEKHLAQIKYLVPDFYNFEIQKIRSFNSSSNRDAYELVISPNFPTDIKVMNPSVLLERRRYFYDTLLKEVKKHHSQYLSTLDPPIDIPDKNLVRWHPEFEIEKIPEIEGAKLPEMPNVDKMSSAQDVLAKARELFKCNTKMGRALEKLAQAKARGLTEQEKEVTGLKDTNHSATQTSQPSTSNVTLINPALRNLPASLLEKVKAKQAAKALETMTRSTETEQKYVIYTRLPDLARTLRNIFVTERKNVLALNIILSKLDSSFKSHVSSTDLQRDIKILTETVPKWVQLHEIRNTSYLKLDKITDLKLVVAKLEAQAAKYKRD, from the exons ATGTCACAAACTACTTTGaccaaattttataatactagAAAAAGACCAGCAGCCGACGAGATAGTAAGTTCTAAAAACAAAGTACCTCACATCGATCGTAAATTAGAGATAAGCAAAACCGCCAAGCGAGTAATTCCCAGAGGGAATTGTGAAGCAATTAAAGCAATAGTTAAAACGGTTACGGTCGCAGACACCTCAAGCCAACTTTCGAACACACCCCAAGACAATGGTATCGAAGCTTCTATCAATAAGGTTGGAGAAAAGGAGGGAAATAGTACCGTCTTTTCGAAAAAGAATAATTGTGCAAATGCGGCTAGAAATAATGCAAGCAAAGCAGACTTGGTTACTTCAGCTCGTAAAGAGTTAAGCTTGGGTgacataagaaaaaaattggctAGTAGTTCTAGGTTAGCTGAACTGAAATCATCAGCAGACCGAATAACCAAGGGAATACAAGAACTGAAAGACAAAACTGTGAAGAAGAACCTTAAGGAATTTAGTTCAATTGATGTAGCTTTACCACAGAg CCCTTCAAAGagaaatcaaattcaaaaggACTTTTTATCACCAAAGAAAGATGATGCTAATATTTCAACTGAAAGACCTCTTATGTCCCCTAGAAAAGTGTTTGTTAGTCCAGTTAAGAGTCCAACAAAA GTGCCTGCCTACTTAAGACATGCATCTTTGCTATCCTCATCATCTGGGCCTCTGCCTTTACCGCACCACTACAGGTTTCTTGCTGAGCATTTTCGTGGTATGGAAACTGTTGTTGCTTTACTTTACAACAGGAATGAAACAATAACATTTGCTAAATTAAAACCCTCTATACAAGAAATGTTGAAACGGACATTTTCAGAGAAACACTTGgctcaaattaaatatttagtgccagatttctataattttgaaatcCAAAAAATAAGGAGCTTTAACTCTTCTTCTAATAGGGATGCGTATGAATTAGTTATATCACCCAATTTTCCAACTGACATTAAAGTTATGAATCCTAGTGTTTTGTTAGAGAGACGGAGATACTTCTATGACACATTGCTTAAAGAGGTTAAGAAGCATCACTCTCAATATTTGTCCACTCTCGACCCTCCTATTGATATTCCTGATAAAAATTTAGTCCGCTGGCATCCAgaatttgaaattgaaaaaataccAGAAATTGAGGGTGCTAAATTGCCAGAAATGCCAAATGTTGATAAGATGTCATCAGCACAGGATGTGCTAGCTAAGGCAAGAGAACTTTTCAAATGCAACACGAAGATGGGACGAGCTTTGGAAAAGCTTGCACAAGCTAAAGCTAGAGGACTTACTGAACAAGAAAAAGAAGTGACTGGCTTAAAAGACACAAATCACAGTGCAACACAAACTAGTCAACCATCCACCAGCAATGTTACCCTCATAAATCCAGCATTACGTAACTTACCAGCATCTTTGCTGGAAAAGGTAAAAGCAAAACAAGCTGCAAAGGCTCTTGAAACAATGACAAGGTCAACAGAAACTGAACAGAAATATGTGATTTACACTCGCTTGCCTGACCTGGCCAGGACGTTGAGAAACATATTTGTTACCGAGAGAAAAAATGTTCTAGCGCTGAATATCATACTTTCTAAACTTGATAGTAGCTTTAAATCTCATGTATCATCGACAGATCTACAACgagatataaaaattttgacaGAAACTGTACCAAAGTGGGTTCAATTGCATGAGATTAGAAATACATCATACTTAAAGCTGGACAAAATAACTGACCTAAAGCTAGTTGTGGCTAAGTTAGAAGCACAAGCTGCTAAATACAAAAGAGACTAA
- the LOC123715289 gene encoding SRSF protein kinase 2, translating to MSSKSDVNRRVLAIQAKKKRHKLGKKKNREEEHGAGVQGNGLRNQTQNRLEPTHSSSNETIEEDDDEQYASDDEEQEDSADYCKGGYHPVKIGDLFLNRYHVTRKLGWGHFSTVWLCWDLVDKRFVALKVVKSAPHFTETALDEIKILKAVRDSDPSDPKRNKTVQLLNDFKITGVNGTHVCMVFEVLGHHLLKLILKSNYRGIPRENVKTIIHQVLEGLDYLHTKCKIIHTDIKPENVLVCVDETYIRKLAAEATELHSLGLRLPHSLISTAPKEFQEQVVTGKMSRNKKKKLKKKAKRQSMLLKKQMEQIEEIEEQKKGSNNSESAPMSQDIDDSPQTFEDVSVLENRSENESTVNGCNDLQRADEEAFDTDAEAVQVRSKQYGCGDDAGTPMSEGELTDTPPSFNIPNKESDDKRPDPAFDICDVEVKIADLGNACWVHRHFTEDIQTRQYRSLEVLLSAGYGTSADIWSTACMAFELATGDYLFEPHSGEGYSRDEDHLAHIIELLGDIPKRIAASGKYSKIFFNKKGELRNITGLKPWGLVSVLTEKYEWSQNDAEEFADFLKPMLDFDPNRRATAYECLQHPWLKTTPQEQNESEDN from the coding sequence ATGAGTTCTAAATCAGATGTAAATAGGAGGGTTCTCGCCATTCAGGCGAAAAAGAAACGTCATAAATTAGGCAAAAAGAAAAACCGTGAGGAGGAGCACGGCGCTGGTGTACAAGGAAACGGGCTGCGCAATCAAACTCAGAATCGTCTCGAACCGACACATAGTTCTTCCAATGAAACTATCGAAGAAGATGACGACGAGCAGTACGCAAGTGATGATGAGGAACAGGAGGACAGTGCAGACTATTGCAAGGGTGGTTATCATCCTGTCAAAATCGGAGACTTATTCCTTAACCGATACCACGTCACGCGAAAGCTAGGATGGGGTCATTTTTCTACTGTGTGGCTGTGTTGGGATCTCGTGGATAAGCGGTTCGTCGCCTTAAAAGTGGTAAAATCCGCACCGCATTTTACCGAGACTGCCCtagatgaaattaaaatacttaaagcTGTCCGAGACAGTGACCCTTCTGATCCCAAAAGGAATAAAACTGTTCAATtactaaatgattttaaaattactggTGTAAATGGTACACATGTGTGTATGGTGTTTGAAGTTCTAGGTCATCACCTTTTAAAGTTGATTTTGAAGTCTAATTATCGAGGTATACCTCGAGAAAATGTAAAAACCATTATACATCAAGTTTTAGAAGGCTTAGATTATCTTCATACTAAATGTAAGATAATTCACACCGATATAAAGCCTGAAAATGTTTTAGTTTGTGTTGACGAAACATACATACGAAAGTTAGCAGCAGAAGCTACTGAGTTACATTCCTTGGGTCTCAGATTACCTCATTCTCTGATTAGTACGGCACCAAAGGAATTTCAAGAGCAAGTTGTTACAGGTAAAATGAGTaggaataaaaagaaaaagttaaagaaaaaagCAAAAAGGCAATCAATGCTATTAAAGAAGCAAATGGAACAAATAGAAGAGATTGAGGAGCAAAAGAAAGGTTCAAATAATAGTGAGTCTGCTCCAATGTCTCAGGACATTGACGATTCACCACAAACATTCGAGGATGTTAGTGTTCTTGAGAATAGATCTGAAAATGAGTCCACTGTTAATGGTTGTAATGATCTACAAAGAGCAGATGAAGAAGCATTCGACACTGATGCTGAAGCAGTTCAGGTAAGAAGCAAACAGTATGGATGTGGTGATGATGCAGGTACACCAATGTCAGAAGGTGAATTGACTGATACCCCTCCGTCTTTTAATATTCCAAACAAGGAGTCTGATGATAAAAGACCAGATCCAGCCTTTGATATTTGTGATGTTGAAGTAAAAATTGCTGATCTAGGTAATGCTTGTTGGGTTCACCGACATTTTACAGAAGACATTCAAACTAGGCAGTACCGTTCTTTAGAAGTCCTTTTAAGTGCTGGCTATGGAACATCTGCTGACATTTGGAGTACAGCTTGCATGGCATTTGAATTAGCAACGGGAGACTACTTATTTGAACCCCACTCTGGAGAAGGTTATAGTCGTGATGAAGATCATCTAGCTCACATAATAGAGCTTTTAGGAGATATCCCTAAACGAATTGCAGCTTCTGGAAAATACTCAAAGATATTCTTCAACAAAAAAGGAGAGTTGAGAAATATAACAGGCTTGAAGCCATGGGGATTAGTCTCTGTATTAACAGAAAAGTATGAATGGAGTCAGAATGACGCTGAGGAGTTTGCAGATTTTTTGAAACCTATGTTAGACTTTGATCCTAATCGGCGGGCTACTGCCTATGAATGTCTTCAACACCCTTGGTTGAAGACAACCCCACAGGAACAAAATGAATCTGAGGATAATTGA